One window of the Eucalyptus grandis isolate ANBG69807.140 chromosome 8, ASM1654582v1, whole genome shotgun sequence genome contains the following:
- the LOC104456410 gene encoding organelle RRM domain-containing protein 6, chloroplastic — MATGGIVFLATAPPSSLSGEARVGGKVKLQHGFPPLSLRASRAPFKQNTPASSLARRGCSVSACLPSSSSSSSSSSDSGPPPSSRSSKKLYVSGLSFRTTEESLRNAFKNFGQLVEVNLVMDKIANRPRGFAFLRYATEEEAQRAIEGMHGKFLDGRVIFVEVAKPRSELRQIQRQNPR; from the exons ATGGCGACCGGCGGCATCGTCTTCCTCGCGACGGCTCCGCCGTCCTCGCTCTCCGGCGAGGCCCGTGTCGGAGGGAAGGTCAAGTTGCAGCATGGCTTCCCGCCCCTCTCTCTCCGCGCCTCTCGCGCTCCGTTCAAGCAGAACACGCCCGCTTCTTCCCTCGCGCGCCGCGGTTGCTCCGTGTCGGCTtgccttccttcttcttcttcttcgtcgtctTCGTCCTCGGATTCCGGTCCTCCTCCTTCCAGCCGCTCGAGCAAGAAGCTCTACGTCAGCG GGCTTTCTTTTCGGACCACTGAGGAGAGTTTAAGGAATGCTTTCAAGAACTTTGGTCAGCTTGTGGAAG TTAATCTGGTGATGGATAAGATTGCAAATAGACCAAGAGGATTTGCTTTCCTTCGGTATGCAACTGAGGAAGAGGCTCAAAGAGCCATTGAAGGGATGCATGGGAAG TTTTTGGATGGCAGGGTGATATTTGTGGAAGTTGCAAAACCAAGGTCGGAGCTCCGCCAAATCCAAAGACAGAACCCGAGATAG
- the LOC104456408 gene encoding homeobox-leucine zipper protein HDG11, translating into MDFGGGSGGDHDGSDHQKRKKRYHRHTAHQIQRLEAMFRECPHPDEKQRMELSRELGLAPRQIKFWFQNRRTQMKAQHERADNCALRAENDRIRCENIVIREALRNVICPSCGTVPSGEDSYFDEQKLRMENAHLKEELDRVSSIAAKYIGRPMSQLPPVQPIHIASLDLTMSSLGAHGLAGPSLDLDLLPGSSSSVPHLPFQAVVFSDMDKSLMADIAANALDEFLRLAQTDEPLWMKSTTDGRDNLNLESYERMFPRASSHLKNPDVRVEASRESRVVMMNGLALIDMFMNSNKWAELFPAIVSAAKTIEVISPGLLTSQNGSLQLMYEELQVLSPLIPTREFYFLRYCQQIEPGLWAIVDVSFDLSRYDQFAFQSRSQRLPSGCLIQDLPNGYSKVTWVEHVEIEDKAPVHRLYRDLIYSGLAFGAERWIATLERMCERIACLMVTGSSTRDTRGVIPSPDGKRSMMKLAQRMVNNFCSSISTSSSRQQRWTTLSGSSEVGVRVALHKSTDPGQPNGVVLSAATTIWLPLSPQNVFNFFKDERTRAQWDVLSNGNAVQEVAHLANGSHPGNCISVLRAFNTSQNNMLILQESCIDSSGSLIVYCPVDLPAINLAMSGEDPSYIPLLPSGFTISPDGGPDPGDGASSSSAAAAGQGSTGRSAGSLMTVAFQILVSSLPSAKLNLESVTTVNNLISTTVHQIKAALNCPGS; encoded by the exons ATGGATTTCGGTGGCGGTTCCGGCGGGGACCACGACGGTTCCGACCACCAGAAGAGGAAGAAGCGGTACCATCGCCACACTGCCCACCAGATTCAGAGGCTTGAAGC gatgTTCAGGGAATGCCCTCATCCAGATGAGAAGCAGCGGATGGAGTTGAGCCGGGAATTGGGATTGGCTCCGAGACAGATCAAGTTTTGGTTCCAAAATAGGAGAACCCAGATGAAG GCCCAGCATGAAAGGGCTGATAACTGTGCATTGAGGGCAGAAAACGATAGGATTCGATGCGAAAACATTGTGATAAGAGAGGCCTTGAGAAACGTCATTTGCCCGAGTTGTGGCACCGTGCCGTCAGGCGAAGATTCCTACTTCGATGAACAAAAACTGCGGATGGAGAATGCACATTTGAAAGAGGAG CTCGATCGAGTTTCTAGCATTGCGGCCAAGTACATCGGAAGGCCAATGTCGCAACTCCCACCTGTTCAACCAATTCATATCGCTTCTCTGGATTTGACGATGAGTAGTCTTGGTGCTCATGGACTGGCAGGCCCTTCTCTTGACCTTGATCTACTTCCGGGCAGCTCATCTTCTGTGCCACATTTGCCTTTTCAAGCAGTTGTTTTCTCGGACATGGATAAGTCCCTAATGGCAGATATAGCAGCTAATGCTCTGGATGAATTTCTTAGGCTTGCTCAGACAGATGAACCTTTATGGATGAAATCTACTACCGATGGGAGGGACAATCTCAATCTCGAAAGTTACGAGAGAATGTTTCCTAGGGCTAGTAGTCACCTCAAAAATCCAGATGTCCGTGTTGAGGCATCGAGAGAATCACGTGTTGTGATGATGAATGGTTTGGCATTGATAGACATGTTTATGAACTCG AACAAATGGGCGGAGCTCTTTCCTGCAATTGTTTCAGCTGCAAAAACAATCGAAGTGATATCGCCGGGACTGTTAACTAGTCAAAATGGCTCTTTGCAACTG ATGTATGAAGAATTGCAAGTTCTTTCACCCCTTATACCAACTCGAGAGTTCTACTTCCTCCGATACTGCCAACAGATCGAGCCAGGCTTGTGGGCAATCGTGGATGTTTCTTTTGACCTTTCAAGATATGACCAATTTGCTTTTCAAAGTAGATCTCAGAGACTCCCTTCCGGTTGCTTGATACAAGACCTTCCTAATGGGTATTCCAAG GTCACTTGGGTGGAACATGTGGAAATAGAAGACAAGGCCCCGGTTCATCGGCTCTACAGAGACCTCATTTACAGTGGCTTAGCATTTGGAGCTGAACGATGGATTGCCACTTTGGAGAGAATGTGTGAGAGGATTGCCTGTCTAATGGTGACGGGTAGCTCGACTCGTGACACCAGAGGAG TAATTCCGTCTCCCGATGGAAAGAGGAGCATGATGAAACTAGCGCAGAGGATGGTGAACAATTTCTGCAGCAGCATTAGCACTTCCTCTAGCAGGCAACAGCGTTGGACGACACTCTCTGGCTCGAGCGAGGTTGGGGTCCGGGTGGCTCTTCATAAGAGCACAGATCCGGGCCAACCCAACGGTGTTGTTCTTAGTGCAGCCACTACCATTTGGCTCCCGCTCTCCCCACAAAAtgtctttaatttcttcaaagacGAAAGAACTCGAGCTCAG TGGGATGTTCTCTCCAATGGTAATGCAGTTCAGGAGGTTGCGCACCTAGCAAATGGATCACATCCTGGAAATTGCATATCTGTTCTAAGG GCCTTCAACACGAGTCAAAACAACATGCTGATACTCCAAGAAAGCTGCATTGACTCATCGGGGTCTCTCATCGTGTACTGCCCGGTCGACCTGCCGGCAATCAACCTTGCAATGAGCGGGGAGGACCCCTCCTACATCCCCCTGCTCCCGTCGGGGTTCACCATCTCCCCCGATGGAGGGCCCGACCCTGGGGACGGGGCGTCGTCCAGCTCTGCCGCGGCAGCTGGGCAGGGGTCAACCGGCCGCTCGGCAGGGTCGCTGATGACTGTGGCGTTCCAGATACTGGTGAGCAGCCTGCCGTCGGCCAAGCTGAACCTCGAGTCGGTGACCACTGTAAACAATCTTATCTCTACGACTGTGCACCAAATAAAGGCTGCCCTCAACTGTCCTGGCTCTTGA
- the LOC104456409 gene encoding LOW QUALITY PROTEIN: zinc finger protein ZIC 5 (The sequence of the model RefSeq protein was modified relative to this genomic sequence to represent the inferred CDS: inserted 2 bases in 1 codon), giving the protein MERERERERERENGKAELRPADPALQPPPHPATLQLPEPPPPPPAATTAGLSSVCSGCLHPLSSGGAWVYSCPPCGFAVHASCAHLPPLITHPSHPKHPLSLLPXPAYPCGSFDCDACGRRAGGGFSYHCAECHFDLHVACASKPLSVTHRLHPHALGLAFHPPYATRGFSCDVCRGTGAYHWLYRCGACEFDAHLDCATATGTAAQPSPQQPPPPPPQLQHYNSYPGATTSHLHQYPNQTAPAVAVTAPTAQPGPPNHIMQSYSMGAVPNFQPLQPLPATAGGNNSLMGSASQAFAHGATNQLGQTFVQGMLSDTSGGNDNGNDGSGDSSSTSITDVGLLILSTMLGGS; this is encoded by the exons ATGGAG agagagagagagagagagagagagagagagaatgggaagGCTGAGCTACGACCCGCAGATCCAGCACTCCAGCCACCCCCACACCCTGCAACTCTCCAACTTCCAGAAcctccaccgccgccaccaGCAGCAACCACAGCCGGCCTCTCCTCCGTCTGCTCCGGTTGCCTCCACCCCCTCTCCTCCGGCGGCGCGTGGGTCTACTCCTGCCCGCCCTGCGGCTTCGCCGTCCACGCCTCCTGCGCCCACCTGCCCCCGCTCATCACCCACCCTTCCCACCCCAAGcaccccctctccctcctccc ccCCGCCTACCCCTGCGGCTCCTTCGACTGCGACGCCTGCGGCCGCCGCGCCGGCGGCGGGTTCAGCTACCACTGCGCCGAGTGCCACTTCGACCTCCACGTCGCGTGCGCGTCGAAGCCGCTCTCGGTCACCCACCGCCTCCACCCCCACGCCCTCGGCCTCGCGTTCCATCCGCCGTACGCGACGCGCGGGTTCTCGTGCGACGTGTGCCGCGGCACCGGGGCGTACCACTGGCTCTATCGGTGCGGCGCGTGCGAGTTCGACGCGCACCTGGACTGTGCCACTGCCACAG GTACTGCCGCACAACCATCGCCGCaacagccgccgccgccgccgccgcagctgCAACACTACAACTCATATCCAGGAGCAACCACTAGTCATTTGCATCAATACCCTAACCAGACCGcgcccgccgtcgccgtcacGGCACCCACGGCTCAACCGGGGCCGCCTAACCACATCATGCAAAGTTATAGCATGGGAGCCGTACCCAACTTTCAGCCGTTGCAGCCGCTGCCCGCCACAGCTGGAGGAAACAACTCTCTGATGGGCTCGGCGAGTCAGGCTTTCGCCCATGGCGCTACCAATCAGTTGGGACAGACCTTCGTGCAGGGGATGCTGAGCGACACTAGCGGCGGGAACGATAACGGCAATGATGGCTCAGGGGATTCCTCTTCCACGTCCATTACGGACGTCGGATTGTTGATCCTGAGCACCATGTTAGGAGGGTCTTAG